One genomic segment of Ancylobacter sp. IITR112 includes these proteins:
- a CDS encoding DUF1007 family protein produces the protein MIQRLLAILFVLTALTGGATAHPHVWVEVHSELDYAPDGRLTGVRHHWKFDEAFSTYALQGLETTPDGKPSAKTLEELAQVNIESLHEFDFFTYAKRGKKDIKFLPPKDYSLTYDGTALTLHFTLPFADPPAKKGEMSLDVYDPTYFVAFQLADDDPVKLAGDGGSCALTLHRPDPAATGSTTTLSEGFFNALTSASQFGSQFANRVTVKCS, from the coding sequence GTGATTCAGCGACTTTTGGCGATCCTCTTCGTCCTCACTGCACTGACTGGCGGCGCCACTGCACACCCGCATGTGTGGGTGGAGGTGCATTCGGAGCTCGATTACGCACCCGACGGCCGGCTCACCGGCGTGCGCCATCACTGGAAGTTCGACGAGGCGTTCTCAACCTATGCGCTGCAGGGTCTGGAGACCACGCCCGATGGCAAGCCGAGCGCGAAGACGCTGGAAGAGCTGGCGCAGGTGAACATCGAATCCCTGCACGAATTCGACTTCTTCACCTATGCCAAGCGCGGCAAGAAGGACATCAAGTTCCTGCCGCCAAAGGATTATTCGCTGACCTATGACGGGACCGCGCTGACGCTGCACTTCACCCTGCCCTTCGCCGATCCGCCGGCGAAGAAGGGCGAGATGTCGCTCGACGTATACGACCCGACCTATTTCGTCGCCTTCCAGCTCGCCGATGACGACCCGGTGAAGCTCGCCGGCGATGGTGGCAGTTGCGCGCTAACCCTGCACCGCCCGGACCCGGCGGCGACGGGCAGCACGACCACGCTGTCGGAAGGCTTCTTCAACGCCCTCACCTCCGCCAGCCAGTTCGGCTCGCAATTCGCCAACCGGGTGACGGTCAAGTGCTCGTGA
- a CDS encoding FCSD flavin-binding domain-containing protein, with the protein MAALSRRALLGGALGSLAAPVGAFLAAPAVARGARPRLVIVGAGFGGAALASALANGPDGPLDIVLVEPEPGYFALCRSNRLLGGLTTSPTLWFSYEALARRTGLRLLRGRAERIVPESRTVRLEDGTALPFDAAALAPGIGLDYASVPGWSRAAAGVMPHGWIGRAQFELVERQLAAVPDGGTLVILPPPDPSRCPPAPYERASMMAHRLRATGRGNCRILILDCKERFAKMALFLDGWERYYPGMIEWLPPSIHEGLEEVDPATRTVRTGFGTYRDCALVNVIPAQTAGALALRSGLADRTGFCPIRPEDMGSTLVPELFVLGDAAQAGPIPKSAYAAVSQSAVVAAALRTRLLGEAAAPAAYASLCWSLLAPGDSVTTEGRYAPVDAALTEVQSAVSALAEPGATRARNDSASEAWFAAVTGRLFGPV; encoded by the coding sequence ATGGCGGCGCTCAGCCGTCGCGCGCTGCTGGGCGGCGCCCTCGGCAGCCTCGCCGCCCCTGTTGGCGCCTTCCTTGCCGCCCCCGCCGTGGCACGCGGGGCCCGGCCGCGGCTGGTGATCGTCGGCGCCGGCTTCGGCGGCGCGGCGCTCGCCAGCGCCCTCGCCAACGGGCCGGACGGTCCGCTGGACATCGTGCTGGTGGAGCCCGAGCCCGGCTATTTCGCGCTCTGCCGCTCCAACCGGCTGCTGGGCGGACTGACGACGTCGCCCACGCTCTGGTTCAGCTACGAGGCGCTGGCTCGCCGAACCGGCCTGCGCCTCCTTCGGGGCCGTGCCGAGCGCATTGTTCCGGAGAGCCGGACGGTGCGGCTGGAGGACGGCACGGCCCTGCCTTTCGACGCGGCCGCCCTCGCGCCGGGGATCGGCCTCGACTATGCGAGCGTGCCCGGCTGGAGCCGCGCCGCCGCCGGGGTGATGCCGCATGGCTGGATCGGCCGCGCCCAGTTCGAACTCGTCGAGCGGCAGCTCGCCGCGGTGCCCGATGGCGGCACCCTCGTCATCCTGCCGCCCCCCGACCCCTCGCGCTGCCCGCCCGCCCCCTATGAGCGGGCCTCGATGATGGCGCACCGCCTGCGCGCGACCGGACGCGGCAATTGCCGCATCCTCATCCTCGACTGCAAGGAACGCTTCGCCAAGATGGCGCTCTTCCTCGATGGCTGGGAGCGCTACTATCCCGGCATGATCGAATGGCTGCCGCCCTCGATCCATGAAGGGCTGGAGGAGGTCGATCCCGCCACGCGCACGGTGCGGACCGGATTCGGCACCTATCGCGACTGCGCGCTGGTCAATGTCATCCCGGCGCAAACCGCCGGCGCGCTCGCCCTGCGCTCCGGCCTTGCCGACCGCACCGGCTTCTGCCCGATCCGCCCCGAGGACATGGGGTCCACGCTGGTGCCGGAGCTATTCGTGCTCGGCGATGCCGCGCAGGCCGGGCCGATCCCGAAATCGGCCTATGCCGCCGTCAGCCAGTCCGCCGTCGTCGCGGCGGCGCTGCGCACCCGCCTGCTTGGCGAGGCCGCCGCACCCGCCGCCTATGCCAGCCTGTGCTGGAGCCTGCTCGCCCCCGGCGACAGCGTCACCACGGAAGGCCGCTACGCGCCCGTCGACGCGGCGCTGACCGAGGTGCAGAGCGCCGTCTCCGCGCTCGCGGAGCCCGGCGCGACACGCGCGCGGAACGACAGCGCGAGCGAGGCCTGGTTCGCCGCCGTCACAGGCCGGCTGTTCGGCCCGGTTTGA
- the soxC gene encoding sulfite dehydrogenase, giving the protein MNQTKPGSRVDRRRFLTLAGLAGAGAAAGVRPAAAAPPTPDPDIVNLPPWTQALGAGVNNHPYGIPSPFEKDVVRREVTWLTASSESSVSFTPLYALDGIITPNGLCFVRHHGGEAEIDPARHRFMIHGMVDTPLVFTMEDIKRMPGRTNRVYFLECAANSGMEWRGAQLNGCQYTHGMIHNVVYTGVPLRAFLDAAGVKPKGKWVLAEGADASAMTRSIPLEKAMDDCLVAWAMNGEALRPEQGYPLRLVVPGWEGNMWIKWLRRIEVGDEPWGQREETSKYTDLLADGRSRRFTFFMDAKSVVTSPSPQAPLHARGPNVVSGIAWSGRGTITRVDVSLDGGKNWTTARIEGPALPRAMTRFYLDFDWNGEELLLQSRAMDDTGYVQPTKAELRAVRGVNSIYHNNGIQTWLVRSNGEAENVEVS; this is encoded by the coding sequence ATGAACCAGACCAAGCCGGGATCGCGGGTGGATCGCCGCCGCTTCCTCACTCTCGCCGGCCTCGCCGGTGCCGGCGCGGCGGCCGGTGTGCGGCCCGCCGCCGCCGCGCCGCCGACGCCCGACCCCGATATCGTCAACCTGCCGCCCTGGACCCAGGCACTCGGCGCCGGCGTCAATAACCATCCCTATGGCATCCCCTCGCCCTTCGAGAAGGATGTGGTCCGGCGCGAGGTCACCTGGCTCACCGCCAGCAGCGAAAGCTCGGTGAGCTTCACCCCGCTCTACGCGCTCGACGGCATCATCACGCCGAACGGGCTGTGCTTCGTGCGCCATCATGGCGGCGAGGCGGAGATCGACCCGGCGCGTCATCGCTTCATGATCCATGGCATGGTCGACACGCCGCTGGTGTTCACCATGGAGGACATCAAGCGCATGCCGGGGCGCACCAACCGGGTCTATTTCCTCGAATGCGCCGCCAATAGCGGCATGGAATGGCGCGGCGCCCAGCTCAATGGCTGCCAGTACACCCACGGCATGATCCATAACGTCGTCTATACCGGCGTGCCGCTGCGCGCCTTTCTCGACGCGGCCGGGGTGAAGCCGAAGGGCAAATGGGTGCTCGCCGAGGGCGCCGACGCCTCCGCCATGACCCGCTCCATCCCGCTGGAAAAGGCGATGGACGACTGCCTCGTCGCCTGGGCGATGAATGGCGAGGCGCTGCGGCCCGAGCAGGGCTACCCGCTGCGCCTCGTCGTGCCCGGCTGGGAAGGCAATATGTGGATCAAATGGCTGCGCCGCATCGAGGTGGGCGACGAGCCCTGGGGCCAGCGCGAGGAAACGTCGAAATACACCGATCTTCTCGCCGATGGCCGCTCGCGGCGCTTCACCTTCTTCATGGACGCCAAGTCGGTCGTCACCAGCCCGAGCCCGCAGGCGCCCTTGCACGCCCGGGGGCCGAACGTGGTCTCCGGCATCGCCTGGTCGGGGCGCGGCACCATCACCCGGGTCGATGTCTCGCTCGACGGCGGCAAGAACTGGACGACCGCCCGCATCGAGGGACCGGCGCTTCCGCGCGCCATGACGCGCTTCTATCTCGATTTCGACTGGAACGGCGAGGAACTGCTGCTGCAGTCCCGCGCCATGGACGACACCGGCTATGTGCAGCCGACCAAGGCGGAACTGCGCGCCGTGCGCGGCGTCAATTCGATCTACCACAATAACGGCATCCAGACCTGGCTGGTGCGCAGCAACGGGGAGGCGGAGAATGTCGAGGTCAGCTAG
- a CDS encoding DsrE family protein translates to MPKLELNRRNLMAGLAAGGAALASERVAAAPAKVTLDAIQKDAEVACLYHCDYGDPDRFAQTLNNIGNHYSVYGADPFALQIVLVVHAGGIKFFLDSLEGTMWANETLPPELFARAEAISKNGLKVYLCEITFKRNQLDLSRARQADFISFVPSGVATCAALQGKGFAYMKVG, encoded by the coding sequence ATGCCGAAGCTGGAGCTGAACCGCCGGAACCTGATGGCCGGCCTCGCCGCGGGCGGGGCGGCGCTTGCCTCCGAGCGCGTCGCCGCCGCGCCCGCGAAAGTCACACTGGACGCGATCCAGAAGGATGCGGAGGTCGCCTGCCTCTATCACTGCGACTATGGCGACCCCGACCGCTTTGCCCAGACGCTGAACAATATCGGCAATCACTATTCGGTCTACGGGGCGGACCCCTTCGCCCTGCAGATCGTGCTGGTGGTGCATGCCGGCGGCATCAAGTTCTTCCTCGACAGTCTCGAAGGCACCATGTGGGCCAATGAGACGCTGCCGCCGGAACTGTTCGCCCGCGCCGAGGCCATCTCCAAGAACGGGCTGAAGGTCTATCTCTGCGAGATCACCTTCAAGCGCAACCAGCTAGACCTGTCGCGCGCCAGACAGGCCGATTTCATCTCCTTCGTGCCATCGGGGGTGGCCACCTGCGCCGCGCTCCAGGGCAAGGGCTTCGCCTATATGAAGGTCGGCTGA
- a CDS encoding c-type cytochrome, translated as MSRSARSGALAGAFLLAFTGLAAAETVKLGRPALPEEIKAWDIDVRPDGLGLPEGKGSVAQGEELFQNNCAACHGEFGEGVGRWPVLAGGQGTLKSERPEKTIGSFWPDTSTVFDYVHRAMPFGAAQSLQPDEVYAIVAYLLYLNDVVPDDYVLSKENFPTVSLPNRPNFYDDDRETTEKAFWHATPCMKDCKPKVEITSHAAVLDVTPDAGKEGDKPAGAVE; from the coding sequence ATGTCGAGGTCAGCTAGGTCCGGGGCTCTCGCCGGGGCGTTCCTGCTCGCCTTCACCGGCCTTGCGGCGGCGGAGACGGTCAAGCTCGGCAGGCCGGCGCTGCCGGAGGAGATCAAGGCGTGGGACATCGACGTGCGCCCGGACGGCCTCGGCCTGCCCGAAGGCAAGGGATCGGTCGCCCAGGGCGAGGAACTGTTCCAGAACAATTGCGCCGCCTGTCATGGCGAATTCGGCGAGGGCGTCGGCCGCTGGCCGGTTCTCGCCGGTGGCCAGGGCACGCTGAAATCCGAGCGGCCGGAGAAGACCATCGGCTCCTTCTGGCCGGACACCTCGACCGTGTTCGACTATGTGCACCGCGCCATGCCCTTCGGCGCCGCGCAGAGCCTGCAGCCCGACGAGGTCTATGCGATCGTCGCCTATCTGCTCTATCTCAACGACGTGGTGCCGGACGACTATGTGCTGTCGAAGGAGAATTTTCCGACCGTTTCCCTGCCGAACCGGCCGAATTTCTACGACGATGACCGCGAAACCACGGAAAAGGCGTTCTGGCACGCCACGCCCTGCATGAAGGACTGCAAGCCCAAGGTCGAGATCACCAGCCATGCGGCGGTGCTCGACGTGACGCCCGACGCCGGCAAGGAAGGCGACAAGCCCGCCGGCGCGGTCGAATGA
- a CDS encoding aspartate-semialdehyde dehydrogenase, with translation MGYKVAIVGATGNVGREMLDILSERGFPADEVVALASRRSVGTEVSFGDKTIKCKALENYDFSDTDICLMSAGGEVSKEWSPKIGRQGCVVIDNSSAWRYDSDVPLIVPEVNADAIAGFTKKNIIANPNCSTAQLVVALKPLHDKATIKRVVVATYQSVSGAGKDAMDELFAQTRAVFVSDPVEAKKFPKRIAFNVIPHIDVFMEDGYTKEEWKVMAETKKILDPKIKLTCTAVRVPVFISHSEAVNVEFENPISVEEATETLRNAPGVLVVDKREPGGYITPYEAAGEDATYISRIREDATVENGLAFWCVSDNLRKGAALNAVQIAEVLVNRKLIQPKAQKAA, from the coding sequence ATGGGCTACAAGGTCGCCATCGTCGGTGCCACGGGTAATGTGGGCCGCGAAATGCTCGACATTCTCTCCGAGCGCGGGTTCCCCGCCGACGAGGTGGTCGCGCTCGCCTCTCGCCGCTCGGTCGGCACCGAGGTTTCCTTCGGCGACAAGACCATCAAGTGCAAAGCCCTGGAGAATTACGACTTTTCCGACACCGATATCTGCCTGATGTCGGCGGGCGGCGAGGTGTCGAAGGAATGGTCGCCCAAGATCGGCCGTCAGGGCTGCGTCGTGATCGACAATTCCTCGGCCTGGCGCTACGACAGCGACGTGCCGCTGATCGTGCCGGAGGTGAACGCCGACGCCATTGCCGGCTTCACCAAGAAGAACATCATCGCCAACCCCAATTGCTCGACCGCCCAGCTCGTCGTGGCGCTGAAGCCGCTGCACGACAAGGCGACGATCAAGCGCGTGGTGGTGGCGACCTATCAGTCCGTCTCCGGCGCCGGCAAGGACGCCATGGACGAACTGTTCGCGCAGACCCGCGCGGTGTTCGTCTCCGACCCGGTGGAAGCCAAGAAGTTCCCCAAGCGCATCGCCTTCAACGTCATTCCTCACATCGACGTCTTCATGGAAGACGGCTACACGAAGGAGGAGTGGAAGGTGATGGCCGAGACGAAGAAGATTCTCGACCCGAAGATCAAGCTTACCTGCACCGCCGTGCGCGTGCCGGTGTTCATCTCCCATTCCGAGGCGGTGAACGTCGAGTTCGAGAATCCGATCAGCGTCGAGGAAGCGACCGAAACCCTGCGCAACGCGCCGGGCGTGCTGGTCGTCGACAAGCGCGAGCCCGGCGGCTACATCACGCCCTATGAGGCGGCCGGCGAGGACGCGACCTACATCTCCCGCATCCGCGAGGATGCCACGGTGGAGAATGGCCTCGCCTTCTGGTGCGTGTCGGACAATCTGCGCAAGGGCGCGGCGCTGAACGCGGTGCAGATCGCCGAAGTGCTGGTCAACCGCAAGCTGATCCAGCCGAAGGCGCAGAAGGCGGCCTGA